TGGCATAACGCTGAGTTGCTTTTTTGTCTGCGCTTTTTCGTTTTCTATGTATTTTCTATTAAGCTAATTTAGGTGTTTATTTTGAAGGGAGGTGACGGGCCATGTATGATTTGAAGACAATTCAAGACGCACAAAGACTGGTATTACACGATTCATTACATACATATAAAGTTAAGAATAGTCGGTCTAATATTGCTGGACAAGCCAAGGAAACCTCTACAAAGAAAGGGGCCATTGCGCTCTTCAGCAGTAAGGATTCGATGCAAAAAGCACATGGTGTTGTGGTCACCTCTTTTGAGGCACTTGATGCCATCGCTGATCGTATGACTCACTGGACACCCAATACTTTCAACTGGCTTGGCTATACGCAAAATCGGGCGAGTGTTCGGGGCCACCGGGAAAATAACCTCGCGCAAATTAATAGCCTGGTCGTTGATATTGATTTTTCTGACGCGGCGGAACGTGATGCCCGGGAGCAGGAAGTGTTGAGTGCGGTCACGGTTGCCGATTTATTTATTCCCACGATGATTTTGCGAACGTCTAAAGGGTTCCATGTCTACTACGTTTTTGATCAACCCATGTTTTTGCGGAAGAAACGCGGCCAGTTTCCAGTCTTAAAAGCAGCCCAGAAAATGTCTAGTTTTGTGCGGCAATGGATTCAAAAACGGGTGGCTGGGGTTGATGTAGGCTGCAATAATTTTGGAATTTTCCGAATTCCGCGTCAGGATAATCTGATTTTTTTTGATGCTAATATGTTGATCCAGGTGAGCGCTCTGATGAAGTGGTCACAATATTATGCTGCCCAAGTTCCCGTCACAGATCAACCTGGAGGTAAGGTGATTTCATTGTCTTCTGATGAGGGTCGTCAGGTTGACCAGACCTGGTTTAAAGCGTTATTGAAAGTGACAACAGTTAAGTCGGGGCATGGTTTAGCCCGTCATAACACCGTTATGACACTAGCTTTAGCGATGTACCAATCTAAAGTTTCTCAGCAGCGTGCGAGAGACGTTCTTGACGTGTTTAATTCAAATTTACATGAGCCATTGGTCGATCGTGAAGTTGTACAGTGCGTCAGAGACGCTTATTCAGGTGACTATCGAGGGGCCGCACTGAGTTATGTTCAAGGACTATTGGATCAATGGGTGCCTAATTTTTCAGGTAAAGTCGTTGTTGGGATTGGCTGGCATAAATTTGCTAAGCCACGTGCCGAACGACAATACAGCCATGCTAATGAATGGCGTCAAGATGTGTTAGCATTGATTAATCGAGTAGGAAAGTCTACCACGGCCGTCGCTATATCAACTCGTCAGATTCAAGCAGAGTTAGGAATTTCTCCCGCCAGTTTGAATCGAGTTATGAAACAATTACAAGCAGCATATCAAGTGAAAAAAGTTCAACGTGGTAACCAACCGGCTTTGCTGACGACGGTAACCATGTTATTTAAGTCGGCTATGGCGAAGCGTCGGACTCAAAGTCAGGTGTGGACAAGGTACTTAACACCACTAGTTCCTACAGTAGCTGTTAGTGGTTATGAGGCCGTTATCGATACGTTAGCGAGATTACATGAACATGATTTGGCGGGAGGCTTAGAGCCGCCATGGGAGTTTGAAAGGAAGCGCAGGTGGGGGTAAAAAGTGCTGCTATCAATTGCCATAGGTATATATCTAGGATAGGGTGCTCCTCTTGTTGGGTGCCTACGCTTAGAAGCTGTCTAGTATCTTTTTAGAAGCAATGAGATAAACGCTAAAGCAATCATTTGCAGACTAGTATTTAGGTGACGTTCGCAGTTTTTCCAAAGCCGGCGACACTTATCCAGCCAGCTAAATGAGCGTTTAATAATCCAACGTTGAGGTAGTACCTCAAACTTATGAAGTTCATTACGCTTAGCCACCTGTACGGTGGCTTTCAAATTAGTGTGAACATCTGCTGCAAAATTAGAACCGGTGTAGCCCCCATCAACTAGGACGGTTGATACTTGGCTTAAGTGGCTACTATTGAGAGCTAACATAGCACTAGCGCCATCACGATCGGATACATTTACTGTCGTTACATGAATTGCCTGAGGTAGTCCATTTATATCAACGGCTAAATGTCGTTTAATACCAGATATCTTTTTACCAGCATCATACCCCTTATGTTCAGCAGTATCAGTATTTTTAATACTCTGTGCATCAATTATGACAGACGTTGTTTTG
This sequence is a window from Pediococcus claussenii ATCC BAA-344. Protein-coding genes within it:
- a CDS encoding primase C-terminal domain-containing protein, which translates into the protein MYDLKTIQDAQRLVLHDSLHTYKVKNSRSNIAGQAKETSTKKGAIALFSSKDSMQKAHGVVVTSFEALDAIADRMTHWTPNTFNWLGYTQNRASVRGHRENNLAQINSLVVDIDFSDAAERDAREQEVLSAVTVADLFIPTMILRTSKGFHVYYVFDQPMFLRKKRGQFPVLKAAQKMSSFVRQWIQKRVAGVDVGCNNFGIFRIPRQDNLIFFDANMLIQVSALMKWSQYYAAQVPVTDQPGGKVISLSSDEGRQVDQTWFKALLKVTTVKSGHGLARHNTVMTLALAMYQSKVSQQRARDVLDVFNSNLHEPLVDREVVQCVRDAYSGDYRGAALSYVQGLLDQWVPNFSGKVVVGIGWHKFAKPRAERQYSHANEWRQDVLALINRVGKSTTAVAISTRQIQAELGISPASLNRVMKQLQAAYQVKKVQRGNQPALLTTVTMLFKSAMAKRRTQSQVWTRYLTPLVPTVAVSGYEAVIDTLARLHEHDLAGGLEPPWEFERKRRWG